CCCGGCCGCAGATCATCTGCCTTGACGAACCGGCCGCCGGCCTCAACCCTCAGGAAACCGAAGCGCTGAGCGCGATGATCCGGCTGCTGCGCGACGAGCACGATCTGACCGTGGTGCTGATCGAACACGACATGGGCATGGTAATGAGTATTTCCGACCACATCGTGGTGCTGGACCACGGCGTTGTCATCGCCGAGGGCGGGCCTGAAGCGATTCGACACGATCCGAAAGTGATTGCCGCCTACCTGGGCGCCGAAGAAGAGGAAGTGGTATGAGTGCACCCATCCTCGAACTCAAGGATCTGGACGTGTTCTACGGGCCGATTCAGGCCCTGAAGAAAGTCTCGTTGCACATCAATGAAGGTGAAACCGTCAGCCTGATTGGCTCCAACGGTGCCGGCAAATCGACCCTGCTGATGTCGATCTTCGGCCAGCCGCGGGCCGCTGACGGGCAAATCATCTATCAGGGTGTGGATATCACGCACAAGTCGTCCCACTACATTGCGTCCAACGGTATCGCTCAATCGCCGGAAGGCCGGCGGGTATTCCCTGACATGACCGTCGAGGAAAACTTGCTGATGGGTACGATTCCAATCGGTGACAAGTACGCCAAGGAAGACATGCAGCGCATGTTCGAGTTGTTTCCACGGCTCGAAGAGCGGCGTACCCAGCGCGCCATGACCATGTCCGGCGGCGAACAGCAAATGCTCGCCATCGCCCGGGCGCTCATGAGCCGGCCGAAGCTGTTGCTGCTCGATGAGCCGAGCCTGGGGCTGGCGCCGATTGTGGTGAAACAGATCTTCGCGACCCTGCGGGAACTGGCCAGCACCGGCATGACCATCTTTCTGGTGGAGCAGAACGCCAACCACGCCCTCAAGTTGTCGGACCGGGCGTACGTGATGGTCAACGGCGAGATCCGCCTCAGCGGCACCGGCAAGGAGTTGCTGGTGAACGATGAGGTGCGCAACGCCTACCTCGGCGGCCACTGAGTTCGCCGTTGCAACAAACAAGCCCCGACGAGCAATCGCCGGGGCTTTTTTCTATCTATCAAACACCACTAACCCTGTGGGAGCGGGCTTGCTCGCGAAGGCGGTGGGCCAGGCAACATTGATGTCGACTGACACTCCCTCTTCGCGAGCAAGCCCGCTCCCACAGGGACCGCGGGCAAATTGTGGAAAACAATATTCATGACCTCTCAAAGCGCGACATAAAACCGCTGCAAATTGCTGTTTTATCACGGTTTTGACTTGTCCCCGTTTGCTGTGGAGCTGGCTGTGAATAACGTGGGAGTAGCTGGCTGAAAGCCTTTGAATCCGTGGCTTACAGAGATATGGTTGTTTTTTGATCAGGTGTTTTTGCTGGACCTCGAGCTGCCTTTGTCAACCTTTTTGTTAGGGGCAAACCTGGTATGAATCGAGGTGCACAAGCCTGTGGATAAGTCTGTGGTTAAACTCTGGAAAGAGTCGGCTGAGGGCCGTAGTTACTGGCTTGGAGCCATCGTCGGTTTGACCGCCCGGTCGTGCAAATTGCCCGGGGTTACACAGCAGGTACCCGAGGGTCAAGCAAAAAACTTTCTAATCTGCCCGCAAAGCCTTGTGGGCAGCGGCTTGCAGCTTTTGCACTTGCCCCCGGAAACTGTGGACCGGCCTGTGGATAAGGTGCGCGTACATGGCTGCAAGCCCCAGCGCATATGGCGTTGCCGGTGTTGATTGTTTTTTGTACGGTTTTTGCGATGGTTGCCGCTGTGGACAAGGCCGGGCATGCTGGCAATTGATTTTCTATTCCAAGGGCTGTCGATCAGCCGAAGCAAGGAGAACACGATGTCCAACACCCTGTTTATTACCGGCGCGACTTCCGGTTTTGGTGAAGCCTGTGCCCGTCGTTTTGCCGAAGCCGGCTGGAAACTGGTGCTGACAGGTCGTCGTGAAGAGCGCCTCAACGCCCTGTGCGCCGAGTTGTCGAAGCAGACCGAGGTCCATGGGCTGGTGCTCGACGTCCGCGATCGCAAGGCCATGGAGGAGGCGATTGCCAGCCTGCCGCCGTCCTTCGCCAAGCTGCGCGGGCTGATCAACAACGCCGGCCTGGCCTTGGGCGTGGACCCGGCCCCCAAGTGCGATCTTGATGATTGGGACACCATGGTCGATACCAACATCAAAGGCCTGATGTACAGCACTCGCCTGTTGTTACCGCGTTTGATCGCCCACGGTCGTGGCGCCGGCATCGTCAACCTCGGTTCCATCGCCGGCAACTACCCGTACCCGGGCAGCCACGTGTATGGCGCGAGCAAAGCGTTCGTCAAACAGTTCTCCCTGAACCTGCGTTGCGATCTGCAAGGTACGGGCGTGCGGGTCAGCAACATCGAACCGGGCCTGTGCGAGAGCGAATTCTCGCTGGTGCGTTTCGCCGGTGACCAGGAGCGTTACAACGCCACTTACGCCGGCGCCGAGCCGATCCAGCCGCAAGACATCGCCGAGACCATTTTCTGGGTGCTCAACGCACCGGCCCACATCAACATCAACAGCCTCGAGCTGATGCCGGTGAGCCAGACCTGGAGCGGGTTTGCCATTGAGCGTAATGCCAAAGCTTAAGACTGCGTAACGGCCATCGCGGGCAAGCCACGCTCCCACAGGGTTTGTGTTGAATCGCCATTTCGCGAACGACACAAACCCTGTGGGAGCGTGGCTTGCCCGCGATGGCTATCTCTCAGTCAGCGAAGATATTCGGCCAACCCGCGATAACAGGTCGCCAAGTGATAAGGCGTGGTCGAAGGCATGTCCTTGCGGCTCACTTCGCCCTGCACATCGCGACACTCATACCAGCCGCCCGCATGCAAAAAGCGCTGTTGCAGCGCCAGCAATTGACGCTGCACAGAGGCTTCGCTGCCCGGACGCAAAGTCAGGGCACGCAGGTATTCGGCTTGGGCCCAGATGCGTTGGGTCGCGTCGCGAGGTTCATCGTCCAGTTCCAGCATCGCTCGCACCGCACCAGTCTGCTGATCCACGCCCAGTTGCTCGGTGAACGCAAACGCGCGGTCCAGCGAGGCGTGCAGTTTCGAGCCGCGCAGCAACGGTGAGGATTCCAGCAGGAAATACCATTCGAACTGATGGCCCGGTTCGAACCAGTTATCCACAGCGCCCAGCGGCTTTTCCATCAATACCGCGTGTTGCGGGTCGATGAAGCGCTTCTGCATGGCTGTGCATAACTCGACAAGCGCGCTCTGCACAGCGGCGTCCTCGCGCACCGAAAGGATGGCGAGGAAGGCTTCGGCCAAATGCATCAATGGATTCTGCAGCGGCCCGGAGTTGAGCGAGGACCAATCACGCTCCAGGCTGGCTTCGTACAGGCCGTCGCCTGTGGCGAAGCGCTGCGCCAACACTTCCAGCGTGGCGTTGAGCACCGACGCCACCAGCGGTTCGCGAACCTTGTCCCAGTAATGGGCGCAGGCGAACAGGATGAAGGCGTGGGTGTAGAGGTCTTTGCGTTGATCCAGCGGCGCACCTTGCGGGTCGATGCTGTAGAACCAGCCGCCATGCTCGGCATCGTGGAAATGCTGTTGCAAGGAACGGAACAGCGCCGCCGCCCGTTCTTCGGCCTGAGGCACTTGGCCGATCAGGCTGGAAAACAGATACAGCTGCCGCGCGCAAGCCATGGCCCGGTAGCGCTGTGGTGGCAGCGGCTGATGCTCGGCGTCCAGCGCTTCATACGGCAATGCCATGTCGGCATTCCAGCCGGGGCCTTGCCAGAGCGGCACGATCACGTCCTGGAAGTGCTGTTGCACCGAGGCGAACAGGGCGGTCAATTCAGGCTGGGAAGCAGAGCGGGAAACAGAGGGCATTGGCTGGCGTCGTCACGGCAGGGGCGATTGCGCGACATGGTAGCAGAGAGGCAGGCTTGAGAGAGGCGGTGTCTGATCGGACGCTATCGCGGGCAAGCCCGCTCCCACAGGGATCATCGGTATTCACACGATCTGTGTTGGCGACGAATATCCTGTGGGAGCGAGGCTTGCCCGCGAAGAGGCCAGTTCAGGCGCTAGAGAATCAACCCGCCAGCAACCACACCCCAGTCGCCGCCGAAGCCGCACCCGCTAACCGAATCAACGGCGCTGCCGCTTGAGGCAGCACTCGAACCACCGCATAACCCGCTGCATGCAACGCAGCCGTCGCCACCACAAACCCCGCCGCATACGCCCAAGGGCTCGATATCTCCGGCAACTCCAGTCCATGCGCCACGCCATGAAACAGCGCAAACAATGCCGTCGCACCCACCGCCAGGCTCAACGGCGGACGCACCGCCAAAGCCACCGCCAGGCCCAATGCCAATACCGATGCCGCAATCCCGCTTTCCAGCGCCGGCAGGTTCAGCCCTTCAAAACCCAGCAGGCCGCCGATCAGCATAGTGCCCACGAACGTGCAGGGCAGCGCCCAGCGCGCGGCACCTTTCTGTTGTGCGGCCCACAACCCCACGGCAACCATTGCCAACAAATGATCGAGTCCGCCGATCGGGTGGCTGATGCCGGCCATCAAACCATTGTCGCCGTGGCCCGGGTGAGCGAACGCGATGGCCGGGGTCAGCAGCAGGGCCATGGCGCCCAGAATGCGTTTCAGTGTCATGGATAAGCTTCCTTGTTGATAAGTGTGATCAGGCCGCAGTCAGCAAGCCTTGGCGTTCGATGAAGGCGATGATTGCTTCCAGGCCCTGGCCGGTTTTCTGATTGCTGAAGACGAATGGCTTGCCGTTGCGCATGCGTTGAGTGTCGCTGTCCATCATCTCTAGCGAGGCACCCACCAGCGGCGCGAGGTCGATCTTGTTGATCACCAGCAGATCGGATTTGCAGATGCCGGGACCGCCCTTGCGCGGCAGTTTGTCGCCGGCCGAAACGTCGATCACGTAGATAGTCAGGTCGGACAGTTCCGGGCTGAAGGTCGCTGAGAGATTGTCGCCACCGGACTCCACCAGGATCAGGTCCAGCCCCGGGAAGCGTCGGTTCAGTTGATCCACGGCTTCGAGGTTGATCGAGGCGTCTTCGCGGATCGCCGTGTGCGGGCAGCCGCCGGTTTCCACGCCGATGATTCGCTCGGGCGCCAAGGCTTCGTTGCGCACCAGGAAGTCGGCATCTTCGCGGGTGTAGATGTCGTTGGTCACGACGGCGAGGTTGTAGCGGTCACGCAAGGCCAGGCACAGGGCCAGGGTCAGGGCGGTTTTGCCGGAACCGACCGGGCCGCCGATGCCGACGCGCAGAGGTTGTGCGTTCATGTGATTCTCCAAAGTAAAAGGCCCTAGGAACGGAACAGTCGGCTGTACTGGCGCTCATGGGCCATGCACGCCAGGGACAGGCCGAAAGCGGCGCTGCCAGTGTGTTCGGGGTTGATTCGGGTGGCGTCTTGCTGGGCCTGTTGCAGCAGCGGCAGCAGTTCACTGGTCAGGCGTTGGGCGGCTTGCTGGCCCAGGGGCAGGGTTTTCATCAACACCGCCAATTGGTTTTCCAGCCAGCTCCAGAGCCAGGCGGCCAGCGCATCTTGCGGGCTGATCTGCCAGGCGCGGGCCGCCAGCGCCCAGCCAAGGGCCAGGTGTGGTTCAGGGCATTGGTCGAGAAAGGCCCGGGCAGGTGCATCCAGTTCCGGTAAACCGTTGAGCAGTTGCTTCAACGAATAACCCATCTGCCGACTTTCCTGATGTAGCTCACGGGTTTCCCGGCTGGCGCGATGCTCTTCACAGCGTTGCAGCAATTCGGCCCAGTTTTCTTCAGCCGCAGCGGTGCAATGGGCGAGCAGTAGCGGCGCTTCGAAACGCGCGAGATTGAGCCGCAACTGATCGCTGATCCAGCGCCGCGCGCTATCGGGATCGTTCACGCGGCCGTTATCCACAGCCATCTCCAAACCTTGGGAGTAGCTGTAGCCGCCAATCGGCAGCTGCGGGCTGGCCAGACGCAGCAGCGCCCAGGCTGGGTTCATAAGCGCACGCCGAACTGGTGCAGTTTCGGCGGGTAGTTGAAATCCTCATCGCCATGGCGCGAATGGTGATGACCGCCGCCGTAAGCACCGTGTTCTGGCTGGAATGGCGCTTCGATGTTCTCGGCATTGGCGCCCAGTTGTTCGAGCATGGCCTTGAGCACGTAATCGTCGAGCAGGCGCAACCAGCCATCGCCGACTTGCAGGGCCACATGGCGGTTGCCCAGATGATAGGCAGCGCGGGTTAGTTCGAAGGCGTTGGCGCAGGTAACGTGCAGCAATTGTTCGGGGCGAGCGCAGACGCGAACGACGCGCCCGTCTTCGGCTTGCAGGCATTCGCCGTCATACAGCGGCGGCTGACCGCGCTCCAAAAACAACCCGACGTCTTCACCCTCGGCACTGAAACAGCGCAAGCGGCTTTTGCTCCGGGCTTCGAAGGTCAGGTGCAACTCGGCGACCCAGACGGGTTGAGAGTCGATTCTGCGATGAATCACCAGCATCGGAAGGCTTCCAGCAATGGGCAATGCTCAGGGATAGAGCAAGGGGCTTGCCAATCGGGGGAGGCGTAGGAAATGCCTGTCGGAGCGTAGGGGATGGTTCAGAATTTTGGATCATGTTGGTGCGCGTGGTGTTTTCGCGCACCAATGTGGGAGCGAGCCTGCTCGCGATGGCGGAGTATCAGTCACATCAAGTGTTGACTGTGGCGACGCTATCGCGAGCAGGCTCGCTCCCACAGGAGGTGTATTTACTCGGTGCTGCCGAGGCCTTGCCAGTGTTTTAGGCCTATGAAGATGAAGCGCAACTGCTGCGTGATCTTCGCCTGCGGCGTCAAATGCTCGGGGAGCGCCTCGGCCGGGGGATCAATAATGTCCGGCAGGGTCGCGAACACGCTTTTAACGATCAGATCAGCCATGACACCCAACCCCGCGATGTCCAGATGCTGCAGTTTCGGCATCAGCGACAAGTCCGCCGCCAGGTCCGAGCTGATGTCTTCGCGCAAGCGGCCAATGGCCTGGCGCACCGGCAGCGAGCCGCCGTACTGTTCGCGGGCAAGAAACAGAAACTGCGAGCGATTGGCGGTGACCACGTCGAGAAAGATCCGCACCGAGGCGTCGATGATGCCGCCCATGACGAACTCGTTATGGCGCACCAGGCGGATGGTTTCACGGAAGGTCTGACCGACTTCGCTCACGAGCACCAGGCCCAATTCATCCATGTCGGCGAAATGCCGGTAGAAACCGGTGGGGACGATCCCGGCGGTTCGGCTCACTTCGCGCAGGCTCAGGCTGCCGAATCCTCGGCCGCTTTCCATCAGGTGGCGGGCAGCGTCCATCAGGGCGTTGCGGGTCTGTTGTTTCTGTTCGGCGCGGGGCAGCATCGCAAGGGTGTTTTCTGGATAAGGACAGCGGCGCACTCTAGCAAATCGGCTTCGCTGGCGTCGAACGACTATCGGGAGATCACGCGGGGAAATGCAGCTTCTATAAAGTCAAAAGCCCAATCCGGGGATTGGGCTTTTTTTCGGGGCCGCCATGGGCTTAGCTCACAGCGCTGTTGCGTTCGATTACACGGTCACCACCACCTTCAGCAAGGGTTTGGCCTTGTGGAGTGCGATCGGTGCCATCGGCAGCCAGGGTCTGGCCTTGTGGGGTGCGGTCGGTGCCATCGGCAGCCAGGGTCTGGCCTTGTGGAGTGCGGTCGGTGCCGTCGGCAGCCAGGGTTTGGCCTTGTGGGGTGCGGTCGGTGCCATCGGCAGCCAGGGTCTGGCCTTGTGGAGTGCGGTCGGTGCCATCGGCAGCCAGGGTTTGCCCTTGTGGGGTGCGATCCGAGCCATCTTGAGTGATCAGGCCTTTTTCTTTCAGGCGATCATTACCACCTTCGGCCAGGGTCTGACCTTGTGGTGTGCGGTCGGAACCCTCAGCGGCAACGGTTTGGCTGAACACCGAGTGGCTGTCTTTGGCTTGTGGAGTGGCTTGATCAGCGGCCGGCAAAGCAAAAGCGGTGCTGGCTAACATCGAGAGGGTCAGGCTAAGCAGTAGTTGGCGTTTCATGATGGGTTGCTCCTTGGGAGGGCGATAAAGTGGGTACGAGGGCAATGCTACTCTCGATAAGTCGATATAAAAGTTCATAAACGCAATGGTAATAATCAACAGAATTGATTGTTTCGCCGAAAGGCTCTAGACCGGGCGTTTCCGGTGAGCGTTTTTGCCCTGAAGTGGGTATTTTCAACTCACTTTTGCCTCGCAAAAGTGCGGGGCGGGTAACGTCAAATGACTGGGGTGGGGGCGGACATTTGCGTCCATATGGCCTTTCGGTTAAACCTGCGGCGCATTTGTCAGTCGTAGATTTCATGGCAGGCCGGTTCTGGCCTAACGTTTCATCAGTGCGTCGCAGTCAGGGCGCTCAGTCGTATTCAGGAGCCCTGTGCAATGACGCGCACTCGTAAAATTCTCGCCTGGACCTTCGCCAGCCTGATTGTCTTGCTAGCGGTATTGGTTCTGATCATCGCGTTCTTCGATTGGAACCGGATCAAACCGCCCCTGAACGCCAAAGTGTCCGAAGAACTGCATCGTCCGTTCGCCATCAATGGCAACCTTGCGGTGATCTGGCAGCGCGAGCCCGACGAGGGCGGCTGGCGGGCCTGGGTGCCGTGGCCGCATGTGGTGGCTGAAGATCTGAGCCTGGGCAACCCGGATTGGTCGAAGCAACCACAGATGGCCACCCTCAAACGCGTCGAGCTGCGCATTTCGCCGCTGGCCTTGCTGGCGCAGCGGGTGGTGATCCCGCGTATCGACCTGAGGGAACCCAATGCCGACCTGCAGCGTCTGGCCGACGGCCGCGCCAACTGGACGTTCAAGTTCGACCCCAAAGACCCGAACGCGGAGCCTTCGAACTGGGCGCTGGACATCGGTGCCATCGGCTTCGATAAGGGCCACGTCACGCTCGACGACCAGAAGCTGAAGACTCAGCTTGATCTGCTCATCGATCCGTTGGGCAAACCGATTCCATTCAGCGACATTGTTGGCGACAAAGCGGCAAAAAAAACGGTTGAAAAGGGTGGTTCGCCACAGGATTACGCCTTCGCGTTGAAGGTCAAAGGCCAATACCACGGTCAGAATCTGGCGGGCCAGGGCAAGACCGGCGGCTTGTTGGCTTTACAGGACGCCACCAAGCCGTTCCCGCTTCAGGCGCAAGCGAAGATCGCCGACACCAGCGTCGAGCTGGCCGGTACGCTCACCGATCCATTGAACCTCGGCGCCCTGGATTTGCGCTTGAAACTGGCCGGTGCCAGCCTCGGCAATCTGTATCCCCTGATCGGCGTGACGCTGCCGGATACTCCGCCTTACGCCACCGACGGGCATTTGATCGCCAAGCTGCATGAGCCGGGCGGGGCGGTATATCGCTATGAGGGCTTCAACGGCAAGATCGGCGAGAGTGACATCCATGGCAACCTGACCTACGTTGCGAGCCAGCCGAGGCCCAAACTCAGCGGGGCGCTGGAGTCCAATCAACTGCTGTTTACCGACCTGGCCCCGCTGATCGGCGCCGACTCCAATACCAAGCAAAAGGACCGCGGCGGTGAAAGCAAGCAGCCGGCGGATAAGGTGCTGCCGGTCGAGGAATTCAAGACCGAGCGCTGGCGCGCGATGGACGCCGACGTTGAATTCACTGGCAAACGTATCGTCCACAGCGAAAAGCTGCCGTTCAATGATCTCTACACTCATTTGGTGCTGACCGATGGTGTACTCAGCCTCGAGCCCCTGCGTTTCGGCGTGGCTGGCGGCAATCTGGATGCGCAGATTCGTCTGAACGGGCGCACTGAGCCTTTAGAGGGCCAGGCCAAACTGACGGCGCGCAAGTTCAAGCTCAAGCAGCTGTTTCCCACCTTTGAAATCATGAAAACCAGTTTCGGTGAGCTCAATGGCGACGCCGACCTGACCGGCCGGGGCAACTCGGTGGCCAAACTGCTGGGCACTGCCGACGGCAATCTGAAGATGCTGATGAATGACGGCGCTATCAGTCGCGAGTTGATGGAGTTGGCGGGGCTCAACGTCGGTAACTATGTGGTCGGCAAGATCTTTGGCGACAAGGAAGTGAAGATCAACTGCGCGGCGGCCGATTTCGATATCAAGGCCGGTCTGGCGACCACGCGGCTATTCGTCTTCGATACCGAGAACGCGATCGTCTACGTCGACGGCACGGCGAACATGGCGACCGAGCAACTGGACCTGACCATCTCCCCGGAATCCAAGGGCTGGCGTTTGATTTCGCTGCGTTCGCCGCTGTATGTGCGGGGCAAGTTCATCAAGCCGGATGCGGGTGTGAAACCGGTGCCGTTGATGCTGCGCGGGGCCGGGATGGTTGCATTGGGTGTGATCGCCGCGCCGGCGGCGGGTTTGCTGGCGCTGATAGCGCCCAGCGCTGGAGAGCCGAATCAGTGTGCACCGTTGCTGGAGCAGATGAAGGCTGGGAAGGCGCCGGTGACGGTCAAGCCCACCAAGTAACCTCCGGCGTCTGTAAAGACGCCATCGCGGGCAAGCCACGCTCCCACAGGGTTTGTGTCGTATGCCGACAATGGGCAAGACGCAAAACCTGTGGGAGCGTGGCTTGCCCGCGATGGCGGTTCGATAGTCGTTATAGATCTTTCAGAATATCGGCCATGTCATCGGCAGGCTCTACGTCTCAGGCCAGAATGTCTTCGATGCTCCTACATTGGAATGCGTTCCCCTGGAGTTGCCGCAGGCTGCGATCTTGGCAATAGACCAGACAATCGAGCCTCCTCCTGCAGCCACGCAAAAAACGCCCGCACCGGCTGATGCCGTTCACGGCCTGGTACACACAGTGCGCTGTATCCGGCCCCGTCGACCTGAATGTCCCCCCGATAAGGCCGTAGCAAGCCGCTGGCCACACTTTCCGACACCAGAATATTGCTCGCCAGCACCAGGCCTTGCCCGGCGATGGCCGCTTGCAAGGCGTAATGCTCTTCGTCGTATTCACGCACCGCCGGTTGCGCGGCCAGCCAGGTTTCGCCGGACTGCGCGCACCAGGCCTCCCAGCCATGGGCGTACAGCTTGGAGTTGTGCCAGCGCACGCTGATCAGGGTCGGTACCCGACTGGACGCCAGGGCCACTTGTTCAGGCGAGCCGTAGACCCCGAAGGACTCATCGAACAGGCACAGACCATACAGGTTCGGGTAATCGTCAAGGCTGTAACGCACCACCAGATCGACGCTGGCGTCCTGATGCAGGTCGATGACTTCGCAGTGAGTGTCCAGGCGCAGGCTGATGCTCGGGTGGCGGGCATAAAACCGGCCGAGCCTTGGCACCAGCCAAAGGGCAGCGAAGGCGGCCGTGGTGGAAATCGTCAGGTTCGTGCCGCTGCGTTGCGGGCGCAAGGTATCGACGCTCTGCGCCACTTCCAGCAGGGCGCCGTGCAGGCTACGGAACAGCCGTTCGCCGCATTCGGTGAGCCGTACCTGCCGTGGCAGTCGTTCGAATAGCGGCACGCCGAGCCAGTTTTCCAGGGAGCGGATCTGGTGCGAGACCGCCGTCGGCGTCACGGAGAGCTCTTCGGCGGCGGCCTTGAAACTCAACAGGCGCGAGGCGGATTCGAAGGCGCGCAGGGCGGTCAGCGGCAACGAAGCAAACATTTAAAACTCCATGGATGAAATAGATTCATCCAGACTGATTTTTGTTCATTTGAAGACAGGCGGTTACGCGCTTCAAGCTGCAAGCACAAGCCGTTTCAGTTTAGCCCCTCAAGGAGATTCAGATGAGCAGAATTCTTGCCATTCACGCCAGCCCCCGTGGCGACCGTTCACATTCGCGCCGTTTGGCCGAGGTGTTTCTTTGCGCCTGGCAGGTGCGCAACCCGCAGTCGCAACTGACCCGCCGTGAAGTCGGTCGGGCGTTGATTCCGGCCGTCAACGAAGCGTTTGTGGCGGCTGCTTTTCATCCGGAACCTGAGGCGCGACCGCTGTCGATGCAGGCCGACCTGGCACTCAGCGATGAATTGGTGGGGGAGTTGCTCGGCCATGATCTGTTGGTGATTTCCACACCGATGTACAACTTCAGCGTGCCCAGCGGTCTCAAGGCCTGGATCGATCAGATTGTGCGGCTCGGGCTAACGTTCAATCACACCCTGGACAACGGCGTCGCTCAGTACGAGCCGCTGGTGCGGGGCAAGAAGGCGTTGATCGTCACCAGTCGCGGCGGTTTTGGTTTCGGCCCCGGCGGTGAACTTGAAGCGATGAACCATGCCGATCCGTTGCTGCGTACCGCTTTGGGCTTCATCGGCATCACCGACGTCACCGTTGTTGCCGCCGAGGGCGAAGAGTCCGCCGAACGCACTTTCCAGGTGTCCGTGGCCGAGGCCGAGCAGCGTTTGCTGGCGCTGGCCAGGGAGTTCTAAATGGCCTGGTTGTTCTTGCTGATCGCCGCCGGGTTTGAGGTCACCTTCGCCATGGGCATGAAGTACGCCGAAGGCTTCACCCGGCTCTGGCCGTCAGTATTGACAGTGGTGGCCGCGGTGGGCGGGATTTACTTCCTGACGCTGGCCCTGCGCGAATTACCGGTGAGCATCGCCTACCCGATCTGGACCGCCATCGGTTCACTGGGCACGGTGTTTCTCGGCTTTGCGCTGCTGGGCGAAAGCCTGACCGCGCTCAAGCTGGTGTCGGTCGGGCTGATTGTGGCGGGCGTGGTGGGGTTGAAGTAAGCGATGTCATAGACTGGTCGTTGAGTTGTCATCTTGGGTGGCGATGCTTGGCTGAGGCCTTGCATCCGGCCTTGCTTCATCTCACCGATCACAAGGATGTTCATCCATGTCGCAAGGTTCCGCCACGCGTTACCCCTTGGTGCTGGTCCCGGGGATGCTCGGGTTTATCCGTCTGTTGCTCTATCCCTATTGGTACGGAATCATTTCGGCGCTGCGCCGGGATGGGGCGACCGTGATTGCGGTGCAAGTCTCGCCGCTCAACTCCAGCGAGGTGCGCGGCGAGCAATTGCTGGCGCGGATCGAGGAGATTCTGCGCGAAACCGGGGCCGAGAAGGTCAACCTGATCGGCCACAGCCAGGGCTCGCTGACCGCCCGTTATGCGGCGGCAAAACGCCCGGATCAAGTGGCTTCAGTGACCTCGGTGGCCGGGCCGAATCACGGCTCGGAGCTGGCGGACCATCTGCAGGAAAATTATCCAGCTGACAGCGCCAAGGGCCGGCTACTCAGCTTTTTACTGTGGCTGATCAGCGCGCTGATGTGCCTGCTGGAAGCCGGCTATCGCGGGCCGAGATTGCCAGTGGATATCCCGGCTTCGCACCAGTCGCTGACCACGGCGGGCGTGGCGCTGTTCAATCAGCGTTATCCACAGGGCCTGCCTGACACTTGGGGCGGGAACGGCCCGGAAGTGGTCAATGGCGTGCGGTATTACTCCTGGTCCGGAACCTTGCAGCCGGGCAAGACCGATCGCGGGTGCAACCTGTTCGACGGGACCAATCGCAGTTGCCGGTTGTTTGCCAGAACCTTCGTGCGTGAAGCGGGGCATTGCGACGGAATGGTCGGGCGTTACAGCTCGCATCTGGGGACGGTGATTGGTGATGAATACCCGATGGATCACTTCGATATCGTCAACCAATCGCTTGGGCTGGTGGGCAAGGGGGCAGAACCGGTGCGGTTGTTTGTCGAGCATGCGGCGCGGTTGAAAGCAGCCGGTGTGTGAACGGCAGTTGGACCGCGTTATCGTTCATCGCG
The Pseudomonas lini DNA segment above includes these coding regions:
- a CDS encoding ABC transporter ATP-binding protein is translated as MSAPILELKDLDVFYGPIQALKKVSLHINEGETVSLIGSNGAGKSTLLMSIFGQPRAADGQIIYQGVDITHKSSHYIASNGIAQSPEGRRVFPDMTVEENLLMGTIPIGDKYAKEDMQRMFELFPRLEERRTQRAMTMSGGEQQMLAIARALMSRPKLLLLDEPSLGLAPIVVKQIFATLRELASTGMTIFLVEQNANHALKLSDRAYVMVNGEIRLSGTGKELLVNDEVRNAYLGGH
- a CDS encoding SDR family oxidoreductase, coding for MSNTLFITGATSGFGEACARRFAEAGWKLVLTGRREERLNALCAELSKQTEVHGLVLDVRDRKAMEEAIASLPPSFAKLRGLINNAGLALGVDPAPKCDLDDWDTMVDTNIKGLMYSTRLLLPRLIAHGRGAGIVNLGSIAGNYPYPGSHVYGASKAFVKQFSLNLRCDLQGTGVRVSNIEPGLCESEFSLVRFAGDQERYNATYAGAEPIQPQDIAETIFWVLNAPAHININSLELMPVSQTWSGFAIERNAKA
- a CDS encoding AGE family epimerase/isomerase, which gives rise to MPSVSRSASQPELTALFASVQQHFQDVIVPLWQGPGWNADMALPYEALDAEHQPLPPQRYRAMACARQLYLFSSLIGQVPQAEERAAALFRSLQQHFHDAEHGGWFYSIDPQGAPLDQRKDLYTHAFILFACAHYWDKVREPLVASVLNATLEVLAQRFATGDGLYEASLERDWSSLNSGPLQNPLMHLAEAFLAILSVREDAAVQSALVELCTAMQKRFIDPQHAVLMEKPLGAVDNWFEPGHQFEWYFLLESSPLLRGSKLHASLDRAFAFTEQLGVDQQTGAVRAMLELDDEPRDATQRIWAQAEYLRALTLRPGSEASVQRQLLALQQRFLHAGGWYECRDVQGEVSRKDMPSTTPYHLATCYRGLAEYLR
- a CDS encoding HupE/UreJ family protein, yielding MTLKRILGAMALLLTPAIAFAHPGHGDNGLMAGISHPIGGLDHLLAMVAVGLWAAQQKGAARWALPCTFVGTMLIGGLLGFEGLNLPALESGIAASVLALGLAVALAVRPPLSLAVGATALFALFHGVAHGLELPEISSPWAYAAGFVVATAALHAAGYAVVRVLPQAAAPLIRLAGAASAATGVWLLAG
- the ureG gene encoding urease accessory protein UreG; translation: MNAQPLRVGIGGPVGSGKTALTLALCLALRDRYNLAVVTNDIYTREDADFLVRNEALAPERIIGVETGGCPHTAIREDASINLEAVDQLNRRFPGLDLILVESGGDNLSATFSPELSDLTIYVIDVSAGDKLPRKGGPGICKSDLLVINKIDLAPLVGASLEMMDSDTQRMRNGKPFVFSNQKTGQGLEAIIAFIERQGLLTAA
- a CDS encoding urease accessory protein UreF, which encodes MNPAWALLRLASPQLPIGGYSYSQGLEMAVDNGRVNDPDSARRWISDQLRLNLARFEAPLLLAHCTAAAEENWAELLQRCEEHRASRETRELHQESRQMGYSLKQLLNGLPELDAPARAFLDQCPEPHLALGWALAARAWQISPQDALAAWLWSWLENQLAVLMKTLPLGQQAAQRLTSELLPLLQQAQQDATRINPEHTGSAAFGLSLACMAHERQYSRLFRS
- the ureE gene encoding urease accessory protein UreE: MLVIHRRIDSQPVWVAELHLTFEARSKSRLRCFSAEGEDVGLFLERGQPPLYDGECLQAEDGRVVRVCARPEQLLHVTCANAFELTRAAYHLGNRHVALQVGDGWLRLLDDYVLKAMLEQLGANAENIEAPFQPEHGAYGGGHHHSRHGDEDFNYPPKLHQFGVRL
- a CDS encoding TetR family transcriptional regulator, which produces MLPRAEQKQQTRNALMDAARHLMESGRGFGSLSLREVSRTAGIVPTGFYRHFADMDELGLVLVSEVGQTFRETIRLVRHNEFVMGGIIDASVRIFLDVVTANRSQFLFLAREQYGGSLPVRQAIGRLREDISSDLAADLSLMPKLQHLDIAGLGVMADLIVKSVFATLPDIIDPPAEALPEHLTPQAKITQQLRFIFIGLKHWQGLGSTE